One genomic segment of Ipomoea triloba cultivar NCNSP0323 chromosome 9, ASM357664v1 includes these proteins:
- the LOC116030315 gene encoding cyclase-like protein 2, with protein MDNLSVLLICAVAHVILASVFSVAGSTVTAYPPPYGLDSAASFHSSSDGNLIPVRREVYGNGRIFDITHTLRPGMPSWGSEEGLGQFLWLPASMKNGSEANNSEMKLPTHTGTHIDAPGHVYDHYFDAGFDVDTLDLEVLNGPALVVDVPRDKNITAEVMKSLNIPKGVKRVLFRTLNKACFAFRRLMWKKAFDTSYVGFMKDGAQWLVDNTDIKLVGIDYLSVAAYDDLIPSHLVFLKDREVILVEALKLDDIKLGIYNVHCLPLRMLGAEGSPIRCILIK; from the exons ATGGATAATCTCTCCGTCCTGCTAATATGCGCCGTGGCGCACGTAATTCTCGCTTCGGTTTTCTCCGTCGCCGGCTCGACGGTCACGGCCTACCCTCCTCCATACGGACTCGACAGCGCCGCGAGCTTCCATTCTTCATCTGATGGTAATCTCATCCCCGTTCGTCGTGAGGTCTACGGAAATGGTCGGATCTTCGATATCACTCACACTTTGCGCCCTGGAATGCCGTCCTGGGGTTCCGAAGAGGGACTCGGTCAGTTCCTGTGGCTGCCGGCGAGTATGAAGAACGGTTCTGAGGCGAACAACTCCGAGATGAAGCTCCCTACTCACACCGGTACTCATATTGACGCCCCTGGCCATGTGTATGATCACTATTTCGATGCTGGCTTCGATGTCGATACTCTTGACCTTGAAGTTCTCAACG GTCCTGCCTTGGTAGTTGATGTTCCGAGGGACAAGAACATAACTG CTGAAGTGATGAAGTCCTTAAATATTCCGAAGGGAGTGAAGCGAGTACTTTTCAGAACACTGAATAAAGCAT GCTTTGCTTTCAGGCGTCTTATGTGGAAGAAAGCATTTGACACAAGCTATGTGGGATTCATGAAGGATGGAGCACAGTGGCTTGTGGACAACACTGACATTAAACTTGTTG GAATTGATTACTTATCTGTTGCTGCATATGACGACCTGATTCCTTCCCATCTAGTTTTCCTCAAAGACAGG GAAGTTATTCTTGTGGAAGCCCTGAAGCTTGATGATATCAAACTTGGGATATATAATGTTCACTGCTTACCCTTGCGGATGCTTGGTGCCGAGGGATCACCCATTAGATGCATTCTCATAAAGTGA
- the LOC116029016 gene encoding uncharacterized protein LOC116029016 has product MAVSMIVLMMVLMGMAVEATPPGIAYHPSNSHCTDDEIKQCKNLPHVCPKFCPNGCITECRSCKPICVDGPAPPPADSTPPPKSDGNANNPPKPPSSSPSPTPKPPTPSPPPSPKPQTPSPTPSPKPPTPSPKPPTPSPPPYPKPQTPSPSPEWPTPSTTSPKKVRCKLSAYPTCYAVEHQCPAACPGGCQVDCSDGNANNPPKPPSSSPSPTPKPPTPSPPPSPKPQTPSPTPSPKPPTPSPKPPTPSPPPYPKPQTPSPSPEWPTPSTTSPKKVRCKLSAYPTCYAVEHQCPAACPGGCQVDCVSCKPVCKCDMPGAVCQDPRFIGADGLTFYFHGKKDRDFCLVTDPNLHINAHFIGRRNPKMNRDFTWVQSIAVLYNNHTVFIGAQKTATWNDAVDRLSLSFDGQPILLPDTEGATWLSKSLPAAKITRAGDTNDVTLEIENTAMITARVVPITQHESRVHNYGITAENCYAHLELGFKFLSLSGDEVDGVLGQTYRRDYVSRVKMGVVMPVIGGEKEFASSGLFADDCAVAKYNGGRKGPSSSVLELPSMKCKSGIYGHGVVCKR; this is encoded by the exons ATGGCGGTGTCGATGattgtgttgatgatggtgTTAATGGGTATGGCGGTGGAGGCCACTCCGCCGGGTATAGCGTATCACCCAAGCAATTCTCACTGCACTGACGATGAGATTAAGCAGTGCAAGAATCTCCCCCATGTTTGCCCCAAATTCTGTCCTAATGGCTGCATTACTGAGTGCAGATCTTGTAAGCCTATTTGCGTTGATGGCCCCGCCCCTCCCCCAGCTGACTCTACGCCGCCGCCTAAGTCTGATGGAAATGCTAACAATCCACCAAAGCCgccatcttcttctccttctccaaCTCCTAAGCCACCAACCCCTTCTCCTCCTCCATCTCCTAAGCCGCAAACGCCTTCTCCTACTCCGTCTCCTAAGCCACCAACCCCTTCTCCTAAGCCGCCAACCCCTTCTCCTCCTCCATATCCTAAGCCGCAAAcgccttctccttctcctgagTGGCCAACCCCCTCCACTACTTCACCCAAAAAAGTTAGGTGTAAGCTCAGTGCATACCCAACTTGTTATGCCGTCGAGCATCAGTGCCCGGCTGCTTGCCCCGGCGGTTGCCAAGTTGATTGC TCTGATGGAAATGCTAACAATCCACCAAAGCCgccatcttcttctccttctccaaCTCCTAAGCCACCAACCCCTTCTCCTCCTCCATCTCCTAAGCCGCAAACGCCTTCTCCTACTCCGTCTCCTAAGCCACCAACCCCTTCTCCTAAGCCGCCAACCCCTTCTCCTCCTCCATATCCTAAGCCGCAAAcgccttctccttctcctgagTGGCCAACCCCCTCCACTACTTCACCCAAAAAAGTTAGGTGTAAGCTCAGTGCATACCCAACTTGTTATGCCGTCGAGCATCAGTGCCCGGCTGCTTGCCCCGGCGGTTGCCAAGTTGATTGCGTCAGTTGCAAACCAGTTTGCA AATGTGACATGCCGGGAGCAGTGTGCCAAGACCCTCGATTCATCGGAGCCGACGGCCTTACCTTTTACTTCCACGGCAAGAAAGACAGAGACTTTTGCCTCGTAACAGACCCTAATCTCCACATCAACGCCCACTTCATCGGAAGACGAAACCCCAAAATGAACAGAGACTTTACGTGGGTCCAATCCATCGCCGTTCTCTATAACAATCACACCGTCTTCATCGGCGCCCAGAAAACCGCCACCTGGAACGACGCCGTCGACCGCCTCTCCCTCTCCTTCGACGGACAGCCCATCCTCCTCCCGGACACCGAAGGCGCCACGTGGCTCTCGAAATCCTTACCGGCCGCCAAAATCACGAGGGCCGGCGACACCAACGACGTGACGCTGGAAATAGAAAACACAGCAATGATCACGGCCAG GGTAGTTCCGATAACTCAGCATGAGTCCAGAGTTCACAACTATGGAATCACGGCAGAAAATTGCTACGCCCACCTGGAATTGGGGTTCAAGTTCTTGTCTTTGAGCGGCGATGAAGTGGACGGCGTTTTGGGGCAGACGTATAGGAGGGACTACGTGAGCAGGGTGAAAATGGGGGTGGTGATGCCGGTGATCGGCGGCGAGAAAGAGTTCGCCTCGTCCGGCCTATTCGCCGATGACTGCGCCGTGGCGAAATATAACGGCGGGAGAAAGGGGCCGTCTTCGTCGGTTTTGGAGCTGCCCAGCATGAAGTGCAAGAGTGGGATCTATGGGCATGGGGTTGTCTGCAAGCGCTAG
- the LOC116029422 gene encoding stress enhanced protein 1, chloroplastic isoform X2 — protein MAAAVLQISSSLSTSVRDTVVVSTPLKLSSSSSFRPSNLARLGTTFATGSPLLLRTSYPTKHAPKGALVTVRCEQSSKESSSSLDVWLGRFAMLGFAVAISVEIATGKGLLENFGLITPLPTVALGVTALVGILTAVFIFQSASKN, from the exons ATGGCCGCCGCTGTACTTCAAATCTCCAGCTCCCTTTCCACTTCGGTCCGCG ATACTGTGGTTGTCTCAACCCCATTGAAGCTTTCTTCGAGTTCTTCGTTCAGGCCGTCGAATTTGGCTCGATTGGGAACCACCTTTGCTACTGGCTCCCCTCTCC TCCTGAGGACTTCatatccaaccaaacatgcccctAAAGGAGCATTGGTTACGGTAAGATGCGAGCAGAGTAGCAAGGAAAGCAGTAGTAGTTTGGACGTCTGGCTTGGTCGATTTGCTATGCTTGGCTTTGCAGTTGCTATCAGTGTGGAAATAGCAACAGGCAAAGGACTGCTTGAG AACTTTGGGCTCATAACTCCCTTGCCAACCGTAGCACTCGGTGTTACAGCATTGGTGGGCATTCTCACAGCAGTTTTCATCTTCCAATCTGCCTCCAAGAACTGA
- the LOC116028632 gene encoding probable LRR receptor-like serine/threonine-protein kinase At4g37250 produces MKLSRAYHSHHYSAFLLLLFVSQSFGLNSDGSLLLSFKYSILSDPLSVLDSWDYNDETPCLWNGVICAQVEGSPGNPDVFRVISLALPDSKLLGSIPEDLGFIPYLKTLDLSGNFLNGTLPSSLFNASELQGLKLSSNAIYGGLPGGVMKSLKVLNLSDNALAGEIPEEMSSLKNLSVVSLRSNYFSGGVPGGFQFVEVLDLSSNLLNGSLPEKFGGENLKYLNLSSNRLSGLLSPGFAAKIPANATVDLSFNNLTGEIPESTALNNQKTEFFAGNVDLCGKPLKKLCTIPSTLSNPPNVSTNTSPPAIAAIPKTFGSSPVPSSGGAAQDNNQPQHGLKPGTMAGIVVGDLAGLALLALVFLYVYQKKKKKGNEEEIIKKDQNFNKTPEISVTVTVKETTKSLPTWPCLTITNGEETETSDDATASDSDDNRTDHPANQNAGAGADDHELVHKNKKPSSLVMIDRETQLDLETLLKASAYILGSSGASIVYKAVLEDGTAFAVRRIGESGVKKMKEFEHQVKAIAKLRHPNLVRVRGFYWGEDEKLVIYDYVSNGSLANVGFRKVGSSPYHLPFEVRVKIAKGVAKGIAFIHDKKHVHGNIKPSNVLLSPEMEPAIGDFGLHWLLYGKTNNHCNKTDNSSRHFGSRRSTPSYGLPDAHPVQCSSPYIAPAGFMGCTSPYHAPESLKDLKPSPKWDVYSFGIVLLELLTGKMFSDRELSQWTATGSVSENQDRVLRMADVSIRADVESRQQYTLALFKLGFDCASLDPKKRPSMKDALHVIDSIPCSSSTSYL; encoded by the exons ATGAAGCTTTCAAGAGCCTATCATTCCCACCATTATTCAGCTtttcttttgcttctttttgtTTCTCAGTCATTTGGTCTAAACAGCGATGGAAGTTTATTGCTTTCTTTCAAATACTCCATTTTGAGTGATCCTTTGTCGGTTCTTGATAGCTGGGATTACAATGACGAAACTCCATGTTTGTGGAATGGTGTGATTTGTGCTCAAGTTGAAGGGTCTCCTGGAAATCCAGATGTTTTTAGGGTTATAAGTTTGGCCCTCCCTGATTCCAAGCTTCTGGGTTCCATTCCGGAGGATTTGGGTTTTATTCCGTATCTTAAAACGCTTGATCTCTCCGGGAATTTCTTGAATGGAACTCTGCCCTCTTCGCTTTTTAATGCTTCGGAGCTTCAGGGGCTTAAGCTTTCCAGTAATGCGATTTATGGGGGGCTTCCCGGAGGTGTTATGAAGAGTTTGAAGGTTCTGAATCTCTCCGATAACGCCTTGGCCGGAGAAATCCCGGAGGAGATGAGTTCTTTGAAGAATCTTAGTGTGGTTTCTTTAAGGAGTAATTATTTTTCAGGCGGTGTTCCGGGCGGATTTCAGTTTGTTGAAGTCCTGGATCTGTCTTCCAATTTGTTGAACGGATCTTTGCCGGAAAAGTTCGGTGGGGAGAATCTAAAATACTTGAATCTCTCCTCCAACAGGCTTTCCGGTTTGCTTTCTCCGGGTTTTGCGGCGAAAATCCCGGCGAATGCAACTGTTGATCTCTCGTTCAACAACCTCACCGGAGAAATCCCGGAATCCACGGCTCTGAACAATCAGAAAACGGAGTTTTTCGCCGGGAACGTTGATCTTTGCGGGAAACCGCTCAAGAAACTCTGCACAATCCCGTCTACTCTGTCTAATCCACCCAACGTCTCCACCAACACTTCCCCGCCAGCGATCGCCGCCATTCCTAAAACGTTCGGCTCATCCCCGGTTCCAAGCTCCGGCGGAGCAGCTCAGGATAATAATCAGCCACAACACGGGCTAAAACCGGGAACAATGGCCGGAATTGTCGTCGGAGATTTGGCCGGATTAGCCCTTCTGGCACTCGTCTTTCTCTACGTCtaccagaagaagaagaaaaaaggcaacgaagaagaaatcatcaaaaAAGATCAAAACTTCAACAAAACACCGGAAATCTCGGTAACGGTAACAGTAAAAGAAACTACAAAAAGCCTCCCCACGTGGCCGTGCTTAACCATAACAAACGGCGAAGAAACCGAAACTTCCGACGACGCCACCGCCTCCGACTCCGACGATAACAGAACCGATCATCCGGCCAACCAAaacgccggcgccggcgccgacGATCACGAACTGGTCCACAAAAACAAGAAACCGAGTTCACTCGTGATGATCGACAGAGAAACTCAACTCGATTTAGAGACGCTGTTAAAGGCGTCTGCATATATTCTGGGCTCCAGTGGCGCCAGCATAGTTTACAAGGCGGTTCTTGAAGACGGGACAGCTTTTGCCGTGAGGAGAATCGGAGAGAGCGgcgtgaagaagatgaaggaaTTTGAGCATCAAGTTAAAGCCATTGCTAAGCTCCGGCACCCCAATCTGGTTCGAGTCAGAGGTTTCTACTGGGGAGAAGATGAAAAGCTTGTCATCTATGATTACGTCAGCAATGGCAGCCTAGCCAATGTTGGTTTCA GAAAAGTGGGTTCATCACCATACCATTTGCCGTTTGAAGTCCGGGTGAAGATAGCCAAGGGAGTAGCGAAAGGGATAGCGTTTATCCACGACAAGAAACACGTGCATGGCAACATTAAACCTAGTAACGTTCTATTGTCGCCGGAAATGGAGCCGGCGATCGGCGATTTCGGGCTTCATTGGCTACTGTACGGGAAAACCAACAACCACTGCAACAAAACCGACAACTCATCGCGACATTTCGGGAGCCGGCGATCGACCCCCTCGTACGGTCTACCGGACGCACATCCGGTTCAGTGCAGCAGCCCGTACATCGCCCCGGCCGGGTTCATGGGGTGCACGTCGCCGTACCACGCGCCCGAGTCGCTAAAGGATCTGAAGCCCAGCCCGAAATGGGACGTCTATTCCTTCGGGATCGTCCTGCTTGAGCTGCTGACCGGGAAAATGTTCTCGGACCGGGAGCTGAGCCAGTGGACCGCGACCGGGTCGGTGTCGGAGAACCAGGACCGGGTTCTACGCATGGCTGACGTGTCGATCAGGGCTGACGTGGAGAGCAGACAGCAGTACACGCTGGCGTTGTTTAAGCTAGGGTTTGATTGTGCTAGCTTGGATCCAAAGAAAAGGCCTTCCATGAAAGATGCCCTCCACGTCATCGACAGTATCCCATGCTCCTCTTCAACTTCATACTTGTAA
- the LOC116029422 gene encoding stress enhanced protein 1, chloroplastic isoform X1, with the protein MAAAVLQISSSLSTSVRDTVVVSTPLKLSSSSSFRPSNLARLGTTFATGSPLPVLRTSYPTKHAPKGALVTVRCEQSSKESSSSLDVWLGRFAMLGFAVAISVEIATGKGLLENFGLITPLPTVALGVTALVGILTAVFIFQSASKN; encoded by the exons ATGGCCGCCGCTGTACTTCAAATCTCCAGCTCCCTTTCCACTTCGGTCCGCG ATACTGTGGTTGTCTCAACCCCATTGAAGCTTTCTTCGAGTTCTTCGTTCAGGCCGTCGAATTTGGCTCGATTGGGAACCACCTTTGCTACTGGCTCCCCTCTCC CAGTCCTGAGGACTTCatatccaaccaaacatgcccctAAAGGAGCATTGGTTACGGTAAGATGCGAGCAGAGTAGCAAGGAAAGCAGTAGTAGTTTGGACGTCTGGCTTGGTCGATTTGCTATGCTTGGCTTTGCAGTTGCTATCAGTGTGGAAATAGCAACAGGCAAAGGACTGCTTGAG AACTTTGGGCTCATAACTCCCTTGCCAACCGTAGCACTCGGTGTTACAGCATTGGTGGGCATTCTCACAGCAGTTTTCATCTTCCAATCTGCCTCCAAGAACTGA
- the LOC116029421 gene encoding probable LRR receptor-like serine/threonine-protein kinase At4g36180, giving the protein MSSSSTFFFFVIIFSVFLSGDSRTAFSDVEALKAFKSSIKASTVPSYSCLGSWDFASADPCSLPRLTHFLCGLTCSGDRVTQLVLDKAGYSGTLSPLISKLTQLIMLDIQGNNFYGPIPASLSSLPNLQNLVLRANSFSGSVPPSITMLKALQTLDLSLNSLSGSVPVSMNSLAALRRLDLSFNRLAGPIPRLPSSLIELAIKANFLSGSLPKSSFNGLTQLEVVELSQNSFGGTLESWFFQLPALQQVNLANNSFTGLSVPTPTKQNSDLVALDLGFNKIEGYLPVNFASYPLLSSLSLRYNRLRGRIPAQFSKQQSLRRLFLDGNFLKGSPPVGFLSGGTTVSGSLGDNCLQQCPPSSELCLKPQKPASICQQAYGGKPRS; this is encoded by the coding sequence ATGTCAAGCTCTTccaccttcttcttctttgttatAATTTTCTCTGTGTTTCTCTCTGGAGATTCGCGCACGGCGTTCTCAGATGTTGAAGCTCTGAAGGCTTTCAAGTCCTCCATAAAGGCGTCCACTGTCCCTTCTTATTCGTGTTTGGGCTCCTGGGATTTCGCCTCGGCTGATCCGTGCTCGCTCCCTCGACTCACTCATTTTTTGTGTGGACTCACCTGCTCCGGCGACCGAGTCACCCAGCTCGTCCTCGACAAGGCGGGCTACTCCGGCACGCTTTCTCCGCTCATCTCCAAGCTCACGCAGCTCATCATGCTCGACATTCAGGGCAACAATTTCTACGGTCCCATTCCCGCTTCTTTATCGTCCCTCCCTAATCTTCAGAACCTCGTGCTCCGAGCTAACTCGTTCTCTGGCTCAGTCCCGCCCTCTATTACTATGTTGAAGGCCCTGCAGACCCTCGATCTTTCTCTAAATTCGCTCTCCGGGTCGGTGCCCGTTTCCATGAACTCGCTCGCCGCCTTGAGAAGACTCGATCTTAGTTTTAATAGGCTCGCGGGGCCCATCCCGCGGTTACCGTCGAGTCTAATAGAGCTTGCAATCAAGGCGAATTTTTTGTCCGGATCTTTGCCGAAATCGTCGTTTAACGGGTTGACTCAGCTGGAGGTCGTCGAACTCAGTCAAAACTCGTTCGGCGGAACCCTGGAATCATGGTTCTTCCAACTCCCCGCCCTCCAACAAGTCAACCTCGCAAACAACAGCTTCACCGGCCTTTCCGTCCCGACACCCACGAAACAAAACAGCGACCTCGTCGCGCTCGATCTAGGATTCAACAAAATCGAGGGCTATCTCCCCGTGAATTTCGCATCTTATCCTCTACTATCATCTCTATCCCTCCGTTACAACCGCCTCCGAGGACGAATCCCGGCGCAGTTCAGCAAGCAGCAGTCACTACGCCGGCTGTTCCTCGACGGAAATTTCCTCAAAGGCTCGCCGCCGGTGGGATTTCTCTCAGGCGGCACGACCGTTTCCGGTAGCCTGGGAGACAATTGTCTACAACAGTGCCCGCCTTCTTCGGAGCTTTGCTTGAAACCACAGAAACCAGCGTCAATTTGCCAGCAAGCCTATGGTGGGAAACCAAGATCCTAG